The sequence ttaaacttcaaattcagcaaaattcTTACCGGTAAGCTTCAGGTTGAAGTTAGCATTTCCTTTTCCGTGTGGGTTGACAATGGCGCATCTGTATGCTCCGGCGTCAGCATCAGCAAGCTCCTAAAATTTTacgagatttttttgttgtttttttcagtcatgATTTTGGCTAGATTCAAAATCCCTCGTTAACATAATCATTCTTATTTTAATGGTAGCACCCCTTTGCCAGTTAAAGATGATCTGTCACATAGGCATTGCAATAGAACGAGAGtgtatgtgtgtatgtgtgtaaCGGAATCAACGACGACGACACTTTACACAGTGTGGGATGCAAGATTTGAGCAGATGGCATTTTGGATGAGGGGTTAGGATGTCCCCCGCGAAGTTCGTCGTTTCGGAACTAAGACAAAGAGAGATGCAAAAAATGGGGCTTACCTTGATTGTGAGGATGGCTGAGTAGCTGTCGCTTCCCTTGTTGGCAAGGTTGGCACTGAAGCGTCCAGAGTTTTCGACCTCCTTCTgtaaaaatgaatcaaattGGATAATGTTGAGTCAGTGAGCAAACAAATGTTTCATAAGCAAAATATCTTAATATTGTAGGATGCTAGCGTCACTCACGTTATCGTAATACCACTTCACTTGTGGGGTTGGGTTGGCATCAACGAAACATTCGAGCTCCAATGAGCCATCGTCGTTTTGGCGAGCCACTGGTTGTTGTGGGAAGTGTGGGGCCTTTCCGTCTGGCATggctgaaaatgggaaaactgTATTGTGATCGACTGAgcacaaagaaaaacaaaaatcgaaaaagcaAAGAGAGAAAGGAATGGCGAACATTTCTTCCAGTGtttcattttattgttttcgtTCCGTCTAGTTTTTGTTATAAGCATTGTAACACAGTAACACAAGAAGTCTTAGAAAGAGGAATTGTAAAAACACACGAGCACATAAATATATGTCTTAAAATAGACACAGAGTTCCCCTGCGTAAAAAAAGTTGGACTGGTCAAGGCCAAGAACAAAATGTTAAGTGATAGGAGATGGACAAGGATGCCAAGTGGGTATGCGGTGAGAGTCGGAGAGGGCAGGCACATCCACGGGAGCATCCCAAGTCTCTGTACTAGCGGGACTCCGCCGCCGTTGCCGAGGCTGCATTGCCAACTCTAATCACAGTGTGACAAGAGGCGCGCTTCGGAGCGTTACACAAAAATCGGCGCCCTCCCTCCCGCTTCTCTCTTCCTACCGTGCTGTGTACTAGAGGCGAGAGGATAAAGGAGAGAAAGAAGGTCTCGGAGCAGGAGCGCGCCCCCGCGGGAGTCCAGAGCAAGTAGATATGACGGCTCAGATTGATGGACCAGAGAAAACAGAGAGACAGAGTCGAACCTATCACTATCAATGATTATCAACATGCCTTGGCTCTGTGTCTTTCTCGAAAGTTTCGGCAGGACCACTGTTGCTTCTGCTGCCTGATCACCTATCGATCCGTAAAGTTTACTGCGTGGGAGGACAGCTAGCCAGCCGACCACTGATAGTGAAAGAACACAAATATCTCACAGAAAAAGGTCCCACAGAAGAAAGAATAAAAAGTAACTAGTTAGTTCGGGGTACATTGGATAGATGTTAATAGATTTGataagagatttatgaatttggCAAGCTTCTCAAATACCACCCAATAAgaatatacatatacataaaCCATAACAGCTAAAAACGACAGAAAACCTATTGCACAAAACTAATTTCCCAATAAATCAtctaaaaatgtaaaacacaCACATCATGATCGGGGAACATATGTTCATCCCGTGAAACTGAAACTCATGCAATCTCAACGACTTGCATGGCTGATCCAACGCATCTCGTGGAACCTATCAGAAATCTATGACTATGACGGAATGAAGAAACGTgcgattttgatttttcaaacaaaaaatgagcgCGGGTTTAGTAGGGGAGGCAGATATGATAGAGCCGCAGtgcattgaaaatcgaaatcgGCACTTATCTCAACAGtatctttttttaatagcTCAAGTTGACAAACAAAGGCTCGCACCCCCATAGAGTAGGTGGATAGTGGAAGAAAAGGAACTCTCGCTTTCTCAttgacaaataaaatttcagttaccTGGCGCCACGATTCATTCAATATCATTCTCGAATCCGATCTAAACTCAATGTGATCATATCACAAAAAATACTCCTAGAGGAAAGGAAAAGCTGCAGAAGTATGTGTATACTTGAGACAgccttttgtatttttgagtggttgtgtgattttttttgaatgaacatTGATGATATCATAAAAAGCGGgatatgaaaaaagaaaattgagcaaatagCTTAAAGAATTTTGTTTGGCAAATGAAATGTACATGATGAAGTTAAATAGTTTTAGTTATTGGTAGAATTCTTACCAGGTTGATTTATATCTTTCTTACAACTACGCCGATTTGTTCTCAAAATAATCGGCAGAGACAAACAATTTCGcaaaaacacttcaaaattaaaaaaaaaaagttccgaGAAATAGATAAAATCGTTGAGTACATGTCCTACATAGATCAATATGCAGACGACAAATAGTGTATGATCTCATCATTATCGGCTTCACACGTCCCCCCGAAGTTCTCCTTAGTTTCCATTTCCCACCCACGTTTCATCAATTTCGCCTTCGTGTTAGACGAGCAGATAAACGTAATACGAATCGCGTTGGCATATGTCGCGAAGATATTTGCTCATTTAACCGACCGAGCGGGACCTCCTCATACGctttggaaaaagaaatttccCTGCTAACACACACGCTAAGACCCCACAACTGTTCGAGTTGACTGTTCGGGCTTCTGCGGCTTTTACGAATGGTCCCTATCATCATCATTTGCTTGCGGAGGAGTTGGTGGCCAAGTGGAACTAGAGATAAATGAGATTTATAGCCTAGATGGAAGGTTAGAAGACTactttcttaattttttacgCGAGAAATGAAACGTATATATTTGATTCTACCAGTTCTCACATTTTAATtgacattcattttttaaaaataaatttaaactcTACAAAATAGCATGAGACAAGAACAGTAGAGtagcaaaaaaaacactttttctaGCGACGCTAAttgtacaacaaaaaaattgactgaaaccGAACACAATGTAACTgttcaattttcctttttcactCTAGAGAACAGTGCAAAAAACTGGTGGTGAGCGAAAGAGTACACAAGAATGTGAAGCACAGtcccagaaattttgaagcaGCCATCAGCACAGTCTCATTGTGTGCAATATGAAAAAGTAAACGGAaggaaaaaagagtaaaaaggACAAGATGAACAGTGCAAGTAACAAATTGTTGTGCGAGATCTCTGCGTAATGAGTTCATAGCATAAAAGAAAAGTGGTCTGGTCAAAGCGAACGAGtgcaaagaaaacaaatagtTACGACAAGAATACATAGAACCCCCAAACATTCATTGCAGAGATGTTCGGCAATGTCAAAATTCGGAAATGTTAAAATTGCCAACCTCTCAAggtttaattatttaatttcaaaatatacgACTAGgcttgtaaatttttgaaaatattcagaaagtGTCAAAATCGTAGCTCAGTTTggatggaaaaaattattcgtttaagatttgagtttttgattcgaaaaaatagaatGCTATACCACTCAATTTATTATATATTATTTGACCTATCTATTTGtcttattttcaatgaaaactttCTTCTATTAAAATCATACtagaaaatatacaatttgAGCATTCActggaaaataaagaaaaaaacccTAAGAAAGTGATTGTATGTATAATAGTAACTTCCGAAGAATGATGCATTGATGCATAAAAACGACGGGACATTTTTATCGTGtttccccccaaaaaaaattgtatgaaagCAAATCCTGCGTCGTCAGTCGGCGTCACTTCAATAAATATATACGTACAAGCAGAAACCTCCCTCCCGACCAATATTGTTGACTATTCTTCACAACTTGTTGCTTTTTGCCCTCCTCTTTTCCCTATTTCTTTTCTATCAAGTACTATATTTCTATGTTTGTCGGGAAAAGAGCGCACGGTAATCTCTTGCTCATTTGTTTGTTTCTAAGATCATGGAGGCGCTGTGGTTGACACAGTGTGCAGACCATTCGATTTAATTTCCAATActgtttttgtttatttcttcgCTTATTGATAACTGACACAAGAACAAATAAGTACTCACCATCAAAATAGTAATCATCAAGGTCTTCACTCTCTGTCGATGTTCCAACTCTGCACTTaaatgttttctcaatttgagTACATGTAAATTGTGAATGGACTATGTACTGTTTGCAGCGGAATTGATGTTGATTGAGATCTAAACGGGGCATTTTTGACGATCGTGGATCCttactctgaaaattacaagccattattttttgggaaattaatattttggaatagttttgaacacttttgtacgttttcatgttttcattttttgcagtttttgctGTGTAAAACTTTGATATGAAACATGATCTGTTTAAGAGAAACTGTTGAGAAAATACAAGATTATAcattttagctttaaaaatttcatgcaAAGCTGTGTAAAACAcggtgaaaaaatttgaaaaaaaaactggctgATGGGTGTTAATTCAAATAGAAATTGCCtacttttttgccaatttatgTTTCAGTGACgatttgaatgttttattggtttttaaatatgaaatgtTCTCTATAAGGAAAGTTACtaataattttccaacaataagaactctttcaaaaattatcttgaaaacatataacaactgaagttttatttttatttttttgttaaatcgTTATGTTTAGTAAAAActttacattttattttattttacagtttATTGGTTCTTCTTGGTTTTAGTTGGAAATATTATGTTTGAAATTCATAGAAAGTCGGTcatgttttactttttcactaacttttattaatttttatgtcaCTAAACTAACTGTTAGTTaaatttgtaagttttaaaactcactGGTAACAGAAGTGGCCTTTTTAACAGTTTGAGAGCCTCGGTTGCATTTGTCGTGTTGGAGGTTGACACGTCGATATTATAAGGTAATTCACTCTCTGTGGCTTTTTTACTAACATGCTGTTGCTTAGCACCTGTCCTCCCTATGAAAATTCTCTTCCTATGGTTACTCGTTGCATGCGTTGATTGCGGGGTCTTCTGATTAAAATCCGATGCGATATGAGACCTCTCATGCCTCTCTTCATCATCTGACTgctctccaaatttttctacCTCTTTTGTTGAAACTTTCGGTAGTTTTGTGTCAGTCCTGTCACTTAATTCTTTAGAAATATAAACTGAATTGTCATCAGGTTTCATTTTCACTGGTATTATCGTCACTTCTTTGCTCGTACTGGGCGGTAACTTTCTCAAATATTGCTGCACACTTTTGTTTGAACCATTTTTCgcagttaattttttctgcatttcttGGCGTGTTTTCATCAgtcttaaaaaatattcagaatgcTTCGGTTTTTCCGTCATTcctttttgttctgaaaaaatgaataatagaaacattttttaacgtAATCGAACATACGATTTTGTGAAATGAATGTTGTTGGTTTACTTCTTGTACAAAGGTTTTGATTAtctgaaaagttaattttatcatatttgaattttgtctttaaaaaaatacaaatcgTATCCATTAACACCTACTATATGATCTGGGTAAGCTGTAAATTGATGTTATCTCTCCAGGCAATGGGGTTGAAGTTCTTGGGTATTCATTTAGAtctgaagttgaaaaattataagatAATTGACAAAAACACTTTACTTACCTTTGCTAGTGCATTTAAAATGATTATTGATTTCCAGATCGTCGAAACTTTCATCAGCCTGAGTATATATAATATTTAGcgttttattctttttttttaaaattaattagagTTATTGCTTCCTTATAAGCCAGAAATTTCTGAATCGGGAATGTACGCAATATGTCGTGGGGGTGTTTGCACAAGGATACTACTCAATAAGTGGTAACACTGCACATCTCACTGTGATTATCGGTTCTTATTAAAAGTGTAAAGACTTGTGTTAAGTGAAAACACCAAGTTATTAGAATAGCAAATATTGCATCGAAacgttgaaattttacaaaagttttgaCACTTACCAAGATGGagtcggaaattttaaagaatggTGCTAACGATGCCATTCTTATGGagttaaactgaaaaaattaagatttgtGTTGttaattatagaaaaaaggaCGAGAATTGAAATAAAGGATGAGTGAGGAAAAAAAAGCTTGATGGACGGAAAGTAAACAAAAACTGATACacaaaaagttaaataaacaaaaagtgaatgaaaagtttagtaagtaagtaagtattGTAGGTAAACGGGAACAGATGACTTTGTGGTTTTCAgacaaaacaaaacttttaagGCGAGTTTTTTTAACCAttgaaataatgaaacaaTAATTTGATTTGGCTTTTTGAAATCTACCTAATTGTTGTCAATAATTAAAGTCAAGTTTAACTGACTTGCAATTTTGTTTTGGTTTGAACAATTGGCATAGTTTTAGAATGTATATTGTTAAGTGAGaactttcattgaaaaacCATTTTCTCATCTCTGTAATCAAAACCAACTAATTTCATAAAAGTCATAAATTGAAGGTTATCATAATTATGaattgatcaatttttgaagcacCTTCGTGATAAAACTGaccacaaaaaaactaaatgatATCGGCGTGTACACATGTGGTGTTAGGCCTAAAATCCgatattttctttcttttcgaTAACTATGAGATCATTGTCGGCGGTAACGGGAAGGGTGACTAGGGGTCTTTTGCAACCTGGAATTGTGGGTGACCGGCATCGAGGATGACCGACATCGTGGGCGACCGTCGCCgtgtaaaaaaaaacgcacaaaaatgtgtttgaTGAATTGGGATTAAACATAAACTGATAAACAAATAAGCTATAACATTCGAACTACTTGGAGTATTTGAATTCGCAAATGGGAACACTACTTCTGTGCATTAAAGtaaagttttcagataaatcaaaCATTATCAacaactgaaaacattttcgatttaaaacttttaatgcTACTTAGCTattaaccaaaatttgaaaaaaatttaacttactTGCCGGTCcttgtaatttgaaaattagatagtgatgttgaaaaatgttcaacagcttttattttgaaatgaaataaaaatactaattctaataaaacaagacattaaaagttttcaaaaaaatttaaaggatTGGAATCGGTCGTAATAAAATCGGTTGCATTCAAATTACAATGAGAAAACAACTTTTAGAATATATCGACAAGTACAGTTGGGTAGCCAGCATGCAAAACATCCAatactttcatttttcgataacTATGAGATTACCGTCGACGGTAACGGGAAGGGTGACTAGGGATCCTTTGCTACCTGGCATCTTTGGTGACCGGCATCGTGGGTGACCATCGCCGGGTAAGAAAAACCTTAGAAAAGGTGCTTAAAGGTTGGATGGTAAACGTAAACTAACAAACAAGTATGCCGGGACATTAAACTAAAAACTATATTATTTGAACATAAGTTCGCCGATTTTTCAggatattaataaaaaatcacataccggaaaaaaattcaatcagaATTTCTAAATGAGATTTAATTATCACCAATCACTCAAGAACCGATATTGAAACATGAGTAtactttgtaaaaaattttgttgctcccaattgagaattaaaaaacaacaatatcGACAAATACAGTTGTGCTAGCAACAATACCTAAAAATCcaatactttcattttttcgataacTATTAGATCACCATCGGCGGTAACGGGAAGGGTGACCAGAGGTCTTTTGCGACCCAGCATCGTGGGTGACCGTCGCCGTGCAAGCTAGAGATGCGTTGCGGAGAAGAGAATTAGACAACGCCAGAGTTCAACACTACGAGACGAAACGACATCACTATTCAATTCTAAACTGTACGTACTAGCCACCTGCCTGGAGAACCCGTTGAAAATCGACTTGATCGATATTTGGTGAAAGGGTGAAAAGTAGGAGACACGAGAGGGGGAAAGATGTCAATGAGGACAGGGGAAACGTATTTTCGAGAAAGTTGACCTTATCGACCTTGAGCACAGATGGCTCGTAATAACAAACTGAGTGCAGCCGAAGACATAATCGGAAAAAGCAGCCGATAAAAGTTATAAATACATTCATCCAGAAACACCAACTGATTTTAATAGTGGAGTAGCGCCATAGGGTAAATTgcttaaaaaaacatttttatggtgcaaaaatgattaaatatcatagtaacacttatttgaaagttttgaatagttttttgttgacaaTCAAATGTTGCAATTACTGCA comes from Caenorhabditis elegans chromosome X and encodes:
- the dim-1 gene encoding Disorganized muscle protein 1 (Confirmed by transcript evidence), producing the protein MASLAPFFKISDSILADESFDDLEINNHFKCTSKDLNEYPRTSTPLPGEITSIYSLPRSYNNQNLCTRSKPTTFISQNQQKGMTEKPKHSEYFLRLMKTRQEMQKKLTAKNGSNKSVQQYLRKLPPSTSKEVTIIPVKMKPDDNSVYISKELSDRTDTKLPKVSTKEVEKFGEQSDDEERHERSHIASDFNQKTPQSTHATSNHRKRIFIGRTGAKQQHVSKKATESELPYNIDVSTSNTTNATEALKLLKRPLLLPSKDPRSSKMPRLDLNQHQFRCKQYIVHSQFTCTQIEKTFKCRVGTSTESEDLDDYYFDAMPDGKAPHFPQQPVARQNDDGSLELECFVDANPTPQVKWYYDNKEVENSGRFSANLANKGSDSYSAILTIKELADADAGAYRCAIVNPHGKGNANFNLKLTGFSSPTFVEKPQISSRDDGQVMVMEFRAKSILEPTFVWQKLVGGGAEEIIANSDRIKAVKKLEAGNVYYSALEIKEPTKDKDAGQFICTVKNESGKLTATFTVKFEVPEGAPSFTRKPQILQQTSAGGEPAICFDIGYSARMNPQVTWISPKSKKMKESSRIKFKTNDEGNGNFTAQLELTNYKAKDSGTYTCNIKNDAGEANVELTLNIEGPLDDYADDSEN